From the genome of Solanum pennellii chromosome 6, SPENNV200:
ATTTGACCCTATCTTGGTCAAAGTATCACCAAAAAGAAAACTCAAACTTAATTGACacctttcatttaattttctctgGAAACTTCAAAGTCAGCGAGTTCCAACTTCGaaaaatcaataatttcaacTTCTTCcccaaaatattcaaataaaaaacaagacATCCATTTCTTCACAACTGAAATCACATATAtcaatttgtataattaaataattccCACCCAAAATTGCAGTAACATTAActttttagtttctttcttgttgttgttttctGGTGAAATTTAACCGTCTCATACTGCCTTTAGTCGTTGTGTGCGACGAATTTGAAGAACCACTGAACACATATATACACATGACTTTTGGGGAAGAAGGTTATTggattatttttgtttttatttttgtgtatgaACATATGGTTGACATGTCTTCTTCCTCTACTTTTGCTCCTTACATTGCTTCTTAAAAACTCATTAATGGTTGGGaatttatttgttctttagGAATTGAAATGACTTGGtgaatttattactttttttaggAAAAGACACGAATTTTTCCCTAAATTTATCTCGAAAAGTCAGTTACACACTTTAACTATCTGAACGATCTATTACACATATGATCTTGTTTAAAGTGATATTAAATCCTCCTTCCACAGATAACCTCAGTTCTTGTGTGAGAAACTGTTGAACACGAGTTTTGAAAacgaaaattatattattttaacctctttcccttaatattttttcaaactcTCTTAAAATAGTACTTCCTACTCTCTATTGTCTTCCTCCCTCACCATACATCTCTCTGtatttaaaaatctattttttttctcccttCTTCATAAGTAGAAGGGGAAAAgagaaaatttgaagaaaaaataggaaatagtCAGACGATTATGAAGTATAGAGATGTTGACGACGGTGATACGTTGGTGGGCAATACCATTGTTGTCGTTGAAACAAATGAAAACTTTAAGATCTAAAATTACTTTCATATctgtaattttcttttaaaatattgataattatgGTTGAAATTAAGcattttatatgtattatttgtGCATAATGAATAATCAAATATGTTATTGATGGAGGCTTGAGACAAAATGACATTGTAGGTGGTGTTCCGACAAGAATAGAGAAgacaaagataaaataattatttttattttatttctttttaaagttCTTCTTTgtgagttattttttttaaaaaaaaaattcttttgtatGAGTATGAAATGCTTCCATGGAAATAAGTGAAGAACCAATTAATGGTGAAAAAGAGAGGAactgttgaagaagaaaaagtcaaaatttttagaaaaatgtataaGCTTTAAAAGAAATCGAAGGCCACCAATAAAAAGACAGAAAGAAGtactattaatataattaataaattagaaattataATACTTAATTACATAATGACCAATAAGATAGTATCATGTGTTTAAGTTTAACATTTTAACATCTTAACATTTTCTCCTTCTCACGCAACTTAAGGAAGGTGAATACACTTTCTCACTCGTGTCACAAGATCAGGTGTGTAATAGGTTGTTAAGATAATTAAAATGTATAACTGATTTTTCGATATAAGTTTAGAGTGAATCtatgccttttttttttacattagaTATGTAAGATCAGATTAAATGAATTATGAGTAGAATTTAATTAATAGTTTGTTTTAAACGAATAATTCGGATCGAAATTGAGAGTTGGAGATTAATTTGGGGAAatcattaatttaaagggtACAAATGATAAGTTTGTAGACTACACAAGTAAAACTAACTTCATTTTAACAGTAGCATATAAtccttcaataaaataaaacttgagAATTATATTTGACACTTCTTCCTAGAATATATGTAGTTGATTTTTTCTCAACTATATCGAAAAGAGCTCCCAAATACACGAGTAAAACTCCAGTGAGGGAACTTGGCTTAGCCGCCAACATTGCCCTCTTTCTCTTCACTGAACCAAACCCAGTCAACTACTGAGATAATGTTATTCTAccattcatttttcttatttgtgcCTGTAGGGTTTCATGTTAGTGGTAAGAAGGTATAAAAGAGTTATATTGGTTTCATGGGAGTATTGATTGAGTTACTCAGAGACCTGAATTGAGCAGCATTCATTTCACATTTACTGATTTGGTATCAAGCAAATGAGTGCTGTTGTGTTTCCTAAACATGTTGCCGCTGTATTAAAATGTCAAAAGAAGCCATTAAGGGCACTAGAAATATTCAATTCAGTGAAAAAGGAACACGGGTTTAGCCATAATTTGTTTACATACAAATGTATTGCTGAAAAACTTAGCTATTATGGAGAGTTCAAGGCAATGGAAGGTGTCATTGAAGAAGCCAGGAAGAATATTGATAATAGGTTGTTAGAAGGGGTTTACATTACTGCTATTAGAGGTTATGGAAAGAATGGGAAAGTTCAACACGCGGTAGATGTGTTTGAGAAGAtggattttttcaattttgaccCGTCTGTTCATTCATTTAACACAATCATGAATATATTGGTTGAACATGGTTATTTTAAACAAGCCCATAAACTTTATATGAAAATGCTGGAAAATGGTATTTCTCCTGATGTATATACCTTTACTATTAGAATAAAGTCATTTTGTAGGACAAATCGGCCTCAGGTTGCTTTAAGGCTTTTGAATAACATGCTTGATCAAGGATGTGAATTTAATGCAGTTGCATGTTGTACAGTAATTGCTGGATTTTATGAAGTGAATAGTCGAGTTGAGGCTTGTGAATTGTTTGATGAAATGCTTAGTCTCAGAATAACTCCTAATGTTACTATGGTTAATAAGCTTATCTGTACACTTTGTAAGAAAGGGGACGTCCAAGAAAGTGAAAGGCTTCTTAACAAGATACTGAAAAGAGGGGTGTTCCCAAATTTGTTTACATGTAATCTCTTAATACAAGGTCTTTCTGTAAACGGCCAGCTACATGAACCTGCTAGGATGTTGGAAGCTTTGAGGAAAAAAGGTTTAAATGCTGATGTAGTCACTTATAACACTCTCATTTGTGGTTTATGCAAACACTCAAAGGTTGTTGAAGCTGAGTCTTACTTGCATAAAATGGTGAACCGCGGGTTCGATCCTGATGCGTTCACCTATAACACAATCATTGGCGCATATTGAAAATTGGGTATGATGCAGAAAGCTGACAGAATCCTTAATAATGCAGTTTTTAAAGGTTTTGTTCCTGATGTGTTTACTTTCTGCTCCCTTATTTACGGATTATGCCAGGATGGTGACTTCAACCGAGCCAAGAGTTTATTTAATGAAGCCATAGGTAAAGGTATGGAGTCTAATATAATCCTCTATAACACCTTAATTAAGGGAATGTGTCAGCAAGGACTTATCTTAGAAGCATTGAGATTGATTTCTGAAATGCCTGAGAGAAGTTGCAGGCCTAATACATGGACATATAATCTGATCATCAATGGATTGTGCAAGATGGGTTGTGTATCTGATGCTAGTAATATCCTGAATGATGCCGTGACCAAAGGCATCCTTCCTGATATTTTTACCTTCAACACCTTGATTGATGGTTATTGCAAACAGTCAAAATTGGCTGATGCAATGGAGATTCTAAATACAATGTGGCATCATGATGTTGTTCCAGATGTGATAACCTATAACACAATGTTGAATGGACTTTGCAAGCTTAAAACTTCTGATGATGTGATGGAAACCTTCAAAGTCATGGTGGAGAAAGAGTGTGTCCCAAATATAATCACATATAATATACTCATTGCGAGCCTCTGTAAATCcagaaagcttatgaaagcttTAGAATTACTTGAGGATATTCAAAGCAGGGGTCTTATTCCTGATACAGTGAGTTTTGGCACTCTGATAAATGGGTTTTGTGGTAATGAGGATTTGGATGGAGCTTATGAGCTATTCAAAAGAATGAAAAGGCAATATAAATATTCTCATGATACTGCAACATACAATATATTAATCAGTGCATTTGCTAAAAAGCTAAAAATGGACATGGCAGAGAAGCTTTTACTTGAGATGAATGAATGTGGCTGTCCTCCTGACAATTACACATACCGTTGTATGATAGTTGGTTTCTGCAAGGTTGACAACACTGAATTTGGATATAAGTTTTTGCTTGAAAACTTTTCGAAAGAATTTTTTCCATCAAAAGAAACAGTGGGACGTGTGATAAATTGCCTATGTGTGAAGAACAGGTTACTCGATGCAGTAGGTATCATTCATCTCATGGTGCAAAAGGGTGTTGTCCCTGATGTGGTCCACACAATTTTTGAAGTACTTAAAGAGGATGTGGCAGCTCCTAAGATTGTTTTGGAAGACTTGCTGAAGAAGAATCATATCACCTATTATGCCTATGAACTTTTATACGATGGGATAAGCGAcaaaaagattttgaagaaattatCAATGAAGGTTTGTCCTATTTAAAGAATCTGTTTTCTCAAATACTAGAGTGCACATAAACACTGCAGACTAAAAAGACTTGCTTGGATACAAATGTTTGTATTAATAATGTACAAATAATTTAGGCCATTAGTAATGAATTGGTAATAGCTAATGGTAAATGGACCGTTTACAAGTAAAATTTCAACAGGTTAGGGTATTTTTTGGGTAAGATTGCCAGTTGTTTGGTAAATGAAAATTGTTTCGATTCTCTTACtgtttcctttttccttttgtgGTTAAAATGTTAGTGAAGTGTGTTTGTGATTTCTGGAAGAAAAAGGCGACACATTTGTTTTGAAAGACCTGATTTAGTGGTTCTTATCATTAAAAGTTGGACCTATGAAAAATTAGGGGAATAAACTGATCTGGAAGATAATCTTGTCTgatgagatgttgtatttctGATGAAGGAAAATTATTGATGAATTCCTTATTGACTAACACCCTGTCcaatcttttaaaaatacatgCTTCTTCTATTCTACCATTCCTCCTGGTGAACTTGCTTCCTGTAGTTTTTAATTCTAAAAGAGTACGATTACTGATGCAACTAGCAAAATCTATTGCCTCGCATTGAGTGAAATCTAAACCACCTAGCTTCTCATCTTCATTGAGGATCACATTAAAGTCCCCTCCTATTACCCAAGGTAAAAGAATTCCTTGAGTTAATTCCTTGAGTGAAATCTAAACCACCTAGCCTCTGAGATTAAGGAAAATCTGCCACAGCTGCCCAGTAAAGTTGCAGTGTAAGAAGAGATGTCTCACTGGCTCATTAGCCTTCCCACACAAGGAACATCTGTTGCATAGAGAGGTTCCTCTCTTGGACACATTATCCAATGTCAAAACTGCTTCCTTGGCTAGTAGCCATGTAAAGCATGCTACTTTGTGTGGCACTTTGATCCTCCAGATTTGCTTCCAAGGCCATTTGAAGTCTTGAATGCCACCAGTACTTAACTGTGTGTATCCTTCTTTCACCTTGTAACTACCTTTGTTGTGCCCCTGCCACCATATATAATCCTTGCCTGTTTGTATACCTTGAAAAATCTCCAGAACCTTAAACAATTCAGGTATACGGGGAATTTCCCAGTCATTCAGATTTCTTCTGAAAATCAGATCCCAGCCTTGTTGTGTCCAAATTTCAGCGACAGTCTTCTGTTGGTGTTGATCCAGTGTAAAGATGTAAAGATGTCAGGAAAACGATCTTTGAGGCTCATACCACCCAACCATTTATCAATGTTCCTTCCATTCGTATTGTGGAATTGAATGACACTTTACTGTGCAATAGGAGGTCTGGACCaggaaaaataaaaagcaagtgtattttcacttttaaagaaaaagcaagtgtttaattttatgtaaatGTTTTGAAGACAAAGCAAGTGTgttttcactttctttttcttttaccataTTATGAAGACCAGAGTTGGAAATGCCTGTCATTTCTTCTGGTTTGACTTTTTCTATTCTTGTTTTATGACTGCAGTTATGAATCCACAGCTCCATgagtgttatcaaaggcgaaAAGCGCAAAAAAGCTATAAGGTCCGTCGGGGCTTT
Proteins encoded in this window:
- the LOC107021022 gene encoding LOW QUALITY PROTEIN: putative pentatricopeptide repeat-containing protein At1g74580 (The sequence of the model RefSeq protein was modified relative to this genomic sequence to represent the inferred CDS: substituted 1 base at 1 genomic stop codon); translated protein: MSAVVFPKHVAAVLKCQKKPLRALEIFNSVKKEHGFSHNLFTYKCIAEKLSYYGEFKAMEGVIEEARKNIDNRLLEGVYITAIRGYGKNGKVQHAVDVFEKMDFFNFDPSVHSFNTIMNILVEHGYFKQAHKLYMKMLENGISPDVYTFTIRIKSFCRTNRPQVALRLLNNMLDQGCEFNAVACCTVIAGFYEVNSRVEACELFDEMLSLRITPNVTMVNKLICTLCKKGDVQESERLLNKILKRGVFPNLFTCNLLIQGLSVNGQLHEPARMLEALRKKGLNADVVTYNTLICGLCKHSKVVEAESYLHKMVNRGFDPDAFTYNTIIGAYXKLGMMQKADRILNNAVFKGFVPDVFTFCSLIYGLCQDGDFNRAKSLFNEAIGKGMESNIILYNTLIKGMCQQGLILEALRLISEMPERSCRPNTWTYNLIINGLCKMGCVSDASNILNDAVTKGILPDIFTFNTLIDGYCKQSKLADAMEILNTMWHHDVVPDVITYNTMLNGLCKLKTSDDVMETFKVMVEKECVPNIITYNILIASLCKSRKLMKALELLEDIQSRGLIPDTVSFGTLINGFCGNEDLDGAYELFKRMKRQYKYSHDTATYNILISAFAKKLKMDMAEKLLLEMNECGCPPDNYTYRCMIVGFCKVDNTEFGYKFLLENFSKEFFPSKETVGRVINCLCVKNRLLDAVGIIHLMVQKGVVPDVVHTIFEVLKEDVAAPKIVLEDLLKKNHITYYAYELLYDGISDKKILKKLSMKVLSAKKGHSGNPLLSAVAAVTHRRACSMGITKAGELERAEGLFLQMPSRDDVSWSTMIVGFSHNGKGPKIPLNY